The DNA window CCAGGGGCGTCCGGACAAGATCCACATCCTCTCGCGCCGCAACGCCTATCACGGCGGCACCTATCTCGCCGCCTCGCTGTCGGGCAAGCTCGCCGACCGCACGCTCTTTCACTACGAGACCGACATCGTCCATCACATGAAGAGCCCGGGTTTCGACCCGGACATTTCCGACGTTTCGGCGGAGGCCTTTCTCGCCGACCTGATCGACGACATGGAGCGAACGATCGCCGAGGTTGGTGCCGACCGGATCGCCTGTTTCATCGCCGAACCGATCATGGCCTCCGGCGGCGTTCTCGTTCCGCCGCCCGGCTATCAGAAGGCGACGCTCGACCTCTGCCGCAAGCACGACATCCTCTATATCTCCGACGAGGTCGTGACCGGCTTCGGGCGTCTCGGCCATTTCTTCGCGTCCGAGACACGCTTCGATATCGTCCCCGACATGATCGTGACCGCCAAGGGGCTGACATCGGGCTACCAGCCGCTCGGCGCCGTGTTGATCTCCGATCGCATCGCGGCGGCCATGAGCGAGGCCGCGCCCAAGGACAAGCCGGTCTTTTCCAACGGCTTCACCTATTCGGGCCATCCCGTCGCCTGCGCGGCCGCCATCGCCAACATCGAGATCATGGAACGCGAGGATATCTGCGGCCATGTCCGCAAGGTCGGCCCGTATTTCATCGACAAGCTGAAGGCGCTGCGCAGTTCGCCCATCGTCTACGCCGTGCGCGGCGACCATCTGATGGCCTGCGTCGAATGTACGGTCGGCATGGAAACCGGCCCGACGGCCCGCAACATGGCGCTGGCCCAGCGGGTCGACCGCTATTGCGAGGAGGCGGGGCTTCTGGTCCGGCCTTACGAAAATCTGTGCATTCTTTCGCCGCCGCTGATCGTGACGGAGCGTCACATCGACTCCATCGTGGCGATCCTTGGCGCGTCGATCGAGCGCGCCGGGAAGGATCTGCGGGCAGGGGAAATCTGACGCGGATTTTCGAATGCCGCACCCCGGCATGATGGTCGGGGCGGGAGGTCTGCAGGCAGGGGCCTCGCCCGGAAATGAGTTGAGAGCACGTTGAGCGCGACCGGTCGGACTCACCGTGCTTTGGGACGGCATGGCCCCTTCTGTGCGTGCCTTTCCGCCCATGCATGCGACAGCCGTTCGCATGCCAGCCGAAGAAGCGTCGGCACAAGGCGCCCGAGCAATCTTGATAACGCGACCAACCGAGGCGCGGACCATGACGGTTCGCGTCGACTGACAGGAGTGATCAGACATGGAAAACACTTCCCTCGTCGTCGACTGCCGTGGCCTTTCAGCCGCCTTGTCGGTTCTCAGAGTCAAGCAGGCGATGAGCTGCTACGAGGAGGCAGACAGCGCCTTCGGTGTCGTCATTGACCCCGACCTGCATACGAGTGTTTCAGACGCGCTGGGGCCGGACGGCAGCAATGTCCGGTTCATGATGGACGAGCAGGATGTCGCTCTTTCCCAGCTGCGAGAAATGCCGGCGCGCGTCGGGACGTCCGATGATTGAGGAAAGCGGTTCAACTCCGGGCGGCATTGCGGAAACCTCTCCGCCGAGCCGCCCGACCGGGCAGGGCGATATAGCCTCCAGGAAAAAGACATCAGGCGACGCATGGTGGCGCCGGTCCGATCTCCGTTACGAGGCGGATCGTCTTCATCTGGGTGCAACGGACCTCGATGCGCTCGCCGCCGGCCTTGGAACGCCGGCCTATGTCTGCCTCGCCCCCCGTGTGGCGGACAATATCCGGCGCATTCATGCCGCGCTCGACGGCGCCGGGCTGGATCACCGCGTCTACTACGCCATCAAGGCCAATCGCTCGCCGGCACTGCTGTCCTATCTGCGAACGACGGGGCTCTGCGGCGCCGATGTCTGTTCGCCGGGCGAGATGCTGCGCGCCATTTCCTGCGGGTTTCGGCAGGAGGATATCTCGTTCACCGGCACGTCGCTGAGCAAGTCCGACATCGAGACGATCGCCCGCTTTCCGGACGTCAACGTCAATCTCGATTCGCTGGCAAGCCTTGATCGTCTCGGCAAGGCGTGCCCAGGACGCGAGGTCGGCATTCGCATCAATCCCGACGTCGGCATCGGCTATCAGGGCAACGACATGCTGCTCTACAGCGGGCCGGGTGCGACCAAGTTCGGCATCTACCGTGACCGGCTGAACGAGGCGATCGAGATCGCCAGGGCACATTCTCTCAAGATCGTGCGCATCCATTTCCATGCCGGATGCGGCTATCTCGACCGGGAACTGGAGCAGTTGGCCGAGGTCCTGAACGCGGCGCAGACCTTCATCGACGCTCTGCCCGACCTTCGGGAGGTCAATATGGGTGGAGGGCTCGGCGTGCCGCACCGGTCGACGGACCGCTCGCTTGACCTTGACCGCTGGGCCGGCGTGATCGCGAAGGCCTTCAAGGGCCGGAACCTTCGCGTCGCCGTGGAGCCGGGCGATTTCATCGTCAAGGACGCCGGAGCGCTGCTTGCCACGGTCACCTATGTCGAACAGCGCAAGGATGTCGTGTTCGTCGGCGTCGATGCGGGGTTCAACCTCGCCATGGAGCCGGCCTTCTACGGATTGCCCTGCGAGCCCGTGCCCCTGGTGCGCCGGAACCGCGGGGTCGGTTGTTACACGATCGTCGGCAACGTCAACGAGGCGCTCGACAAGTGGGTCGAGGACCACACGATGCCCGCGCTTCAGGAAGGCGACCGCCTCGCGCTGATCAATGCTGGCGGCTACGCGGCATCGATGCGCTCCGATCACTGCCTGCGTTCCGACGTGCAGGAAGTCCTTCTGATCGATTGAGATTTTTGGGCGTGCCTGGGGCTGCCGGGCCGCGCCCGCGCGCCAGGTTACACCGCATACGGAGAACAAGAATGAAGCCAGCGCACTCCTTGCCGGCGGCAGGCCATGGCGACACCAACGTCGCGGCGTCCGAGATACCGAGCTTCGCCTTCGACCCGGCGGATCCGTGGACGTCGACCTTTCAGCTCGGGCTGAAGAGGGCGGGCCTGCGTGGCAAGACAGTCTACGAGGTTGGCCTTGGAACCGGGACCAACGTCGCCTTCATGCTGGGCGAGTGTGGGGCGGAAAAGGTCATCGGCAGCGACCTCGACCCGCGTCTTGCGTCCGTTGCCCGGCAACTCGTGAATGACACGGTCCCCGAGTTCGGCGACCGGTTCCTGGCAATCGAGGGCTCCGTCAGTCTGGTGGATTCCGACGAGGCGCGGGCGGCGGTGGCCGGCGCGGATGTGGTGGTCGGATGCCTTCCGCAGGTCGCCGACCCCAACGACAAGGGCTTTATCGCCTTCCGCGACGACCATCAGGAGCCCGGCAGCGAAGCCGCGGTGGAACGGACGGACGATCACATCGCCCACTACTATCCTTGGATCGATTTCAACCAGTATCCGTTCAACGCCGTGGGGCTCGGCCTCAACGAGGCTCTGCTGTGGCAGTTGAAGGCATACGCTCCGAAGGCCGAGATCATTCTCAATTTCGGCAGCCGGATCGGCAACCGGGTGCTGTTCCAGTTTTTCCGGGCGAATGGTTACGAGCCGGAGAAGCTGGCCTCGAGGATCGTTCGCCAGAGCGACCGGACGGACATCTCCTTCTTCGTCGTTCTGGAAAAGGCGCTGCAGGGCACCAAGCAGGAAGAGGAATTCGTTTGCGAATTCTATGCCGACGGGAAGGGCGAGCAGCACCTATCCGCCTGTGCTGCGCAGGCGCTTCTGGATGAGAACCCCGATACGCCCCTCTTCCACGAAGTCTGCGTGATCCGGGGACGGCCGACCGGGGCGTGAGAAACGCCTCAAACCCAGGTTGCGCGATGGACCCTGTCGCAATTGTCCGGCAACTGCCTTGCCGCGAACTCATGGGACGCCTTATCTGATCGTCAGGTCGGCTTGTTGTTGTCTGGGAACGACCCTTGGACGCCGGCAGGCCGACGTGACGGCGCTGGTCCGTCTCATGCGGTCACGAAGGAAGCAGGGTTCGACATGGTGCGTCTCAACGAAATTCGCGACGGCGAGGTTGCCGTCGAGCCGCCGGAAGCCACGGATGCCGGGCTGGTCTTCATCGGACGGATTTCGACGCCGTGGACGTCACGGCTCGAATGTCCCCGTCAGGGCCGGCAGGACGGCCCGCTCTGCACCATCGAGGTGTTCGAACCCTGGGTGGCCGCGCTCGATGGCATTTCGAAATACGAGACGCTGGAAGTGCTCTACTGGCTGCACGAATCCCGCCGCGACCTCGTGCGGCAAAGCCCGGCGAACGACAGGACGGTTCGCGGAACCTTCGCTCTCAGAACGCCGGTGCGTCCCAATCCCATCGGCACATCGATCGCGCGTCTGGTGAGCGTCGAGGGCAATATTCTGACCGTGCAGGGGCTCGACTGCCTCGACGGCACGCCGCTGCTGGATATCAAGCCGGATCGGTCGATCTTCGTGCCCATCGCTCTGCCGCAGTCCGGCGATTTTGATACCGCCTGAGACGCCGAAGGTAAGTCAGCCGGGCCTTTCGCGCAGCGCCAATGGCGTCGGCGTTCCTCATGCTCAACGACTATTCGCGGCCACCCGCATCTCCAGCCCGGCCCGGCTACCGGTGAAGGTATCGCGCTCGCCGTGGTCAGCGCCGTGCTGTCGACTTTGATCGCCGCCATTTCGGCGACGGAAAAGGCGCGATGTCCGCCGCACCCCCTCTTTTTTCGACGATCTTTGATCGAGATCGCTGTCGATCTGCTGCTCTTTGTTAAGACAGGCTGATCAGGCGGGTGGATCGAAGCCGGAGAGATGCGCGACATGACCGAGGCGGCAGTATCTGACAGTCCCATTCAGGGTCTTTCGGCGGATGAGGCCCGGGCGCGGCTTGCCGCCGAAGGTTACAACGAACTGCCAAGCACGGCCTCGCGCTCGCCGCTGCGGATCGTCTTCGAAGTCCTGAAGGAGCCGATGCTCCTGCTGCTTCTCGGCGCCGGATTGATCTACCTCGTCCTCGGCGATCTCAAGGAGGCGCTGATCCTTCTCGCCTTTGCCGGGCTTTCGATCGTCATCACCGTTGTCCAGGAGGCGAGAACGGAACGCGTCCTCGAAGCGCTGCGCGATCTGACCAGTCCGAGGGCGACGGTGATCCGGGACGGAGACAGGATTGTCATCGCCGGGCGCGAGGTTGTCCGGGGTGATCTCGTCGTGCTCTCCGAAGGCGACCGTGTCCCCGCCGATTGCCGTCTCGTCGAGGCACAGAACCTGGAAGCGGACGAGTCGCTTCTGACGGGCGAATCCGTGCCGGTCCGCAAGGCTTTGAAGAACGACGGAGATCTACCGCCCCTGCAGCCGGGAGGTGACGATCTTCCCTTTGCCTTTTCCGGCTCGATGATCGTGCGGGGGACGGGGCTTGCGGAAGTCGTCGCGACAGGGGTTCAAAGCCAGATCGGCAGGATCGGCCAGCGGCTCAGCGCGCTCGACACCGAGCCGCCGCGTCTGAAGCTGGAGACGGCGCGTCTGGTCGGGCTCTCTGCCGTCGGCGCCGCCCTGATCAGCCTCGCCACCGTCCTGATGTACGGCATCCTGCGCGGCGGATGGCTCGATGCGCTGCTGGCGGGCATCGCTATCGGCATGTCCATGCTGCCGGAGGAGTTCCCGATGGTGCTCGCCGTCTTCATGGCGATGGGCGCCTGGCGGATCTCGAGGGCCGGCGTCCTGACGCGCCGCGCCGCCTCGATCGAAACCCTCGGCGCCGCCACGGTTCTGTGCACCGACAAGACCGGCACGCTGACGGAAAACCGGATGACCGTCGCCGAGGTCAGGCTCGCGTCGGGCGAGGTCCATGCGCCGGCCCGGGCAGGGGAAGGGGCCATCCCGGCGGCTGGTTTTGCGGACCTGGCCGAGGTCGCGGCCATGGCCAGCACGCCAGAGCCGTTCGATCCGATGGAAAAGGCCCTTCACGCCTTCGCCGGCGATTTTGCCTACGCTGGCGTGGCGCCGCGCGGCGGGCAGCCGGCCCGAAACTATGCGCTGAGCCAGGATCTGCTGGCGATGACGATGGTCTGGCCGGCCGGGGATGGAACGTTCATCGCTGCCGCGAAGGGCGCGCCGGAGGCCATCGCGGGGCTCTGCCGTCTCGATGAAACAGCCATGGCGGCGATGCGGCAATCCATTGCTGCGATGGCGGAAAAGGGCCTGCGCGTTCTCGGCGTCGCCCGGGCCGTTGTCCCGCATGAAGACCTTCCCGAGACGCAGGACGCCTTCGACTTTGAGTTTCTCGGCCTCGTCGGATTGTCGGATCCCTTGCGCGCCCATGTGCCCGCCGCCATCGCCGAATGCCGGGCGGCAGGCATCCGCGTCGTGATGATCACGGGGGATTATCCCGTCACCGCCCGCGCCATCGCCGAAGAGGCCGGACTGCTGATCGACGGCGTCCTGACCGGCGAGGACATCGCCAGGGTCTCCGACGAGGAACTGCGGGCGTTGGCGCGAACGGCCAGCGTCTTTGCCCGGATCATGCCGGAGCAGAAACTGAGGATCGTCCAGGCGCTGAAGGCCGACGGCGAGATCGTCGCGATGACCGGCGATGGCGTCAACGATGCCCCGTCGCTGAAGGCCGCCCATATCGGCGT is part of the Hartmannibacter diazotrophicus genome and encodes:
- a CDS encoding aminotransferase, coding for MTELAQDTTGLLPNQDSQLSAVSDDARHVLHPWADLSSLGTHESLIISEAKGVHVVDGNGKTYIDSIGGMWCVTLGFGREELVEAIADQARRMAYYTPFGDVSSEPAAKLAAMLSERSPGDLNRVQFATGGSTAAESAVRIAHYYQKSQGRPDKIHILSRRNAYHGGTYLAASLSGKLADRTLFHYETDIVHHMKSPGFDPDISDVSAEAFLADLIDDMERTIAEVGADRIACFIAEPIMASGGVLVPPPGYQKATLDLCRKHDILYISDEVVTGFGRLGHFFASETRFDIVPDMIVTAKGLTSGYQPLGAVLISDRIAAAMSEAAPKDKPVFSNGFTYSGHPVACAAAIANIEIMEREDICGHVRKVGPYFIDKLKALRSSPIVYAVRGDHLMACVECTVGMETGPTARNMALAQRVDRYCEEAGLLVRPYENLCILSPPLIVTERHIDSIVAILGASIERAGKDLRAGEI
- a CDS encoding diaminopimelate decarboxylase, encoding MIEESGSTPGGIAETSPPSRPTGQGDIASRKKTSGDAWWRRSDLRYEADRLHLGATDLDALAAGLGTPAYVCLAPRVADNIRRIHAALDGAGLDHRVYYAIKANRSPALLSYLRTTGLCGADVCSPGEMLRAISCGFRQEDISFTGTSLSKSDIETIARFPDVNVNLDSLASLDRLGKACPGREVGIRINPDVGIGYQGNDMLLYSGPGATKFGIYRDRLNEAIEIARAHSLKIVRIHFHAGCGYLDRELEQLAEVLNAAQTFIDALPDLREVNMGGGLGVPHRSTDRSLDLDRWAGVIAKAFKGRNLRVAVEPGDFIVKDAGALLATVTYVEQRKDVVFVGVDAGFNLAMEPAFYGLPCEPVPLVRRNRGVGCYTIVGNVNEALDKWVEDHTMPALQEGDRLALINAGGYAASMRSDHCLRSDVQEVLLID
- a CDS encoding s-adenosyl-l-methionine--l-methionine S-methyltransferase encodes the protein MKPAHSLPAAGHGDTNVAASEIPSFAFDPADPWTSTFQLGLKRAGLRGKTVYEVGLGTGTNVAFMLGECGAEKVIGSDLDPRLASVARQLVNDTVPEFGDRFLAIEGSVSLVDSDEARAAVAGADVVVGCLPQVADPNDKGFIAFRDDHQEPGSEAAVERTDDHIAHYYPWIDFNQYPFNAVGLGLNEALLWQLKAYAPKAEIILNFGSRIGNRVLFQFFRANGYEPEKLASRIVRQSDRTDISFFVVLEKALQGTKQEEEFVCEFYADGKGEQHLSACAAQALLDENPDTPLFHEVCVIRGRPTGA
- the tsaA gene encoding tRNA (N6-threonylcarbamoyladenosine(37)-N6)-methyltransferase TrmO: MVRLNEIRDGEVAVEPPEATDAGLVFIGRISTPWTSRLECPRQGRQDGPLCTIEVFEPWVAALDGISKYETLEVLYWLHESRRDLVRQSPANDRTVRGTFALRTPVRPNPIGTSIARLVSVEGNILTVQGLDCLDGTPLLDIKPDRSIFVPIALPQSGDFDTA
- a CDS encoding cation-translocating P-type ATPase encodes the protein MTEAAVSDSPIQGLSADEARARLAAEGYNELPSTASRSPLRIVFEVLKEPMLLLLLGAGLIYLVLGDLKEALILLAFAGLSIVITVVQEARTERVLEALRDLTSPRATVIRDGDRIVIAGREVVRGDLVVLSEGDRVPADCRLVEAQNLEADESLLTGESVPVRKALKNDGDLPPLQPGGDDLPFAFSGSMIVRGTGLAEVVATGVQSQIGRIGQRLSALDTEPPRLKLETARLVGLSAVGAALISLATVLMYGILRGGWLDALLAGIAIGMSMLPEEFPMVLAVFMAMGAWRISRAGVLTRRAASIETLGAATVLCTDKTGTLTENRMTVAEVRLASGEVHAPARAGEGAIPAAGFADLAEVAAMASTPEPFDPMEKALHAFAGDFAYAGVAPRGGQPARNYALSQDLLAMTMVWPAGDGTFIAAAKGAPEAIAGLCRLDETAMAAMRQSIAAMAEKGLRVLGVARAVVPHEDLPETQDAFDFEFLGLVGLSDPLRAHVPAAIAECRAAGIRVVMITGDYPVTARAIAEEAGLLIDGVLTGEDIARVSDEELRALARTASVFARIMPEQKLRIVQALKADGEIVAMTGDGVNDAPSLKAAHIGVAMGARGTDVAREASAIVLLNDDFGSIVAAVRLGRRIYDNIRKAMGFIVAVHVPIAGLALLPLLTGSPIIFWPIHIAFIEMIIDPVCSLVFEAEVEEHDVMKRPPRRPDASLFSWQLIGWSLLQGGVAFAVVAAIYIGSLEMGMQAEQARALTFFSLVLAIVSLILVNRSFSTSMARAILRPNAALAAVILVVALMLGVSLFWPVASSIFRFGPVPAADLALSVAVSAGLLLALELIKSLLRPYLKF